In a genomic window of Occallatibacter riparius:
- a CDS encoding cytochrome c3 family protein produces MKDAAHLFRFAGLFVVAFLVFWVVRGYVVPKSFGQYGHYRAASIGEIGARQVHFAGHETCETCHSDVLDVKKAGKHAGVNCEACHGPQAQHANDPSSVTPPKPDTAVLCGHCHAASTARPKSFPQVKIDEHSSGMPCQTCHQPHSPVIGAAPAAGGAK; encoded by the coding sequence ATGAAAGACGCAGCACATCTGTTTCGATTTGCAGGACTTTTTGTAGTCGCATTCCTGGTGTTCTGGGTGGTCCGCGGCTACGTTGTTCCCAAAAGCTTTGGGCAATATGGGCACTACCGAGCCGCGTCGATCGGTGAGATCGGAGCGCGGCAGGTTCATTTCGCCGGGCACGAGACTTGTGAGACATGTCACAGTGACGTGCTCGACGTAAAGAAGGCCGGCAAGCACGCAGGCGTGAACTGCGAGGCGTGCCATGGGCCGCAGGCGCAGCACGCGAATGATCCAAGTTCGGTCACGCCTCCGAAGCCGGACACGGCCGTTTTGTGCGGGCACTGTCACGCCGCATCCACCGCCCGTCCCAAATCGTTCCCGCAGGTGAAGATTGACGAGCACTCCAGCGGGATGCCCTGCCAGACATGCCACCAGCCGCACAGCCCCGTTATTGGAGCGGCGCCGGCCGCAGGAGGCGCCAAGTGA
- a CDS encoding thiamine pyrophosphate-dependent enzyme: MAKTTSDLIVERLIDWGVDTIFGLPGDGVDGFFEALRTHQDKLRFVQVRHEEAAAFAAVGYAKYTGRIGVCVATSGPGGIHLLNGLYDAKCDLQPVLAITGHTFHDLIGMSYQQDVDLDKVFMDVAVFNERLMGPAHAENLVDMAIRAAYGRRGVAHITIPKDMQEWKVSDEQRSKANVPMHSADLAAPLAFRPATALLEQAAEIINKGSKVTVFVGRGALHAREEVEQLAELVGGPVVKALLGKGVLPDQSPYTTGGIGLLGTAPSVDAMNECDTLIMIGTSFPYMEFLPKPGQAKCVQIELDPTRVGLRHPVDVALTGDSKTILQALLPMLKKKDGKFLKKAQERMKDWNELLTDRGTRTDMPMKPQVVTHTLSRLLNDDAIVSADSGTIATWTARYVQMRGNMQFSLSGMLATMANGLPYSIGAAAAYPGRQVVCVVGDGGLSMLMAEIATLVKYNLNVTVIVVKNNVLGQIKWEQIVLEGNPEFGVELHPIDFAKVAEACGARGFTLERAEDAEAVLREALAHPGPSVVQAVVDPNEPPMPGKVTTDQALHFAKALLRGQKDASKIIKTLAEDQIREVV, encoded by the coding sequence ATGGCAAAAACAACTTCGGACCTCATAGTGGAACGCCTCATCGACTGGGGCGTCGATACAATCTTCGGTCTGCCCGGCGACGGCGTAGACGGCTTCTTCGAGGCACTTCGGACACATCAGGACAAGCTGCGCTTTGTGCAGGTGCGACATGAGGAGGCGGCGGCGTTTGCCGCGGTGGGCTATGCGAAGTACACGGGGCGCATCGGCGTCTGCGTTGCAACATCCGGTCCGGGAGGCATTCATCTACTCAACGGGCTCTATGACGCGAAGTGCGATCTGCAGCCGGTGCTCGCCATCACGGGACACACGTTTCACGACCTGATCGGGATGAGTTATCAGCAGGACGTGGACCTCGACAAAGTCTTCATGGATGTGGCGGTCTTCAATGAGCGCCTGATGGGCCCGGCGCATGCGGAGAACCTTGTCGACATGGCCATTCGTGCGGCATACGGACGCCGCGGCGTCGCGCATATCACTATTCCCAAGGACATGCAGGAGTGGAAGGTCTCTGACGAGCAGCGCTCGAAGGCCAACGTTCCCATGCACAGCGCCGACCTGGCCGCGCCGCTTGCGTTTCGTCCGGCGACGGCGTTGCTGGAGCAGGCAGCCGAAATCATCAACAAGGGCTCCAAGGTCACGGTGTTCGTCGGACGCGGCGCTCTGCATGCACGCGAAGAAGTGGAACAGCTTGCCGAGTTGGTGGGCGGCCCGGTGGTGAAAGCGCTGCTGGGCAAAGGCGTGCTGCCGGATCAGAGTCCCTACACCACGGGCGGCATTGGGCTCCTAGGTACAGCGCCCTCGGTCGACGCCATGAATGAGTGCGACACGCTGATCATGATCGGCACCAGCTTTCCGTACATGGAGTTTCTTCCCAAGCCGGGGCAGGCCAAGTGCGTGCAGATCGAACTAGACCCCACGCGCGTGGGACTGCGCCATCCTGTCGATGTGGCGCTTACTGGAGACTCAAAGACGATCCTGCAGGCGCTGCTCCCGATGCTGAAGAAGAAGGACGGCAAGTTCCTCAAGAAGGCGCAGGAGCGGATGAAGGATTGGAACGAGCTGCTCACCGACCGCGGCACGCGCACGGACATGCCGATGAAGCCGCAGGTCGTGACGCATACGCTAAGCCGCCTGCTGAATGACGATGCAATTGTCAGCGCCGATAGCGGCACCATCGCCACGTGGACCGCGCGTTACGTGCAGATGCGCGGCAATATGCAGTTCTCGCTCTCGGGCATGCTGGCCACCATGGCCAACGGGCTGCCCTACAGTATCGGCGCTGCGGCGGCCTATCCCGGCCGGCAGGTCGTGTGCGTGGTGGGCGATGGCGGGCTGTCGATGCTGATGGCCGAGATCGCCACGCTGGTGAAATACAACCTCAATGTGACGGTGATTGTTGTGAAGAATAACGTGCTCGGCCAAATCAAGTGGGAGCAAATTGTTTTGGAGGGCAATCCCGAGTTCGGCGTGGAATTGCACCCGATAGATTTCGCCAAGGTGGCGGAGGCATGCGGCGCGCGCGGCTTCACTCTTGAGCGCGCGGAAGACGCCGAAGCTGTGCTGCGCGAAGCGCTGGCGCATCCCGGGCCGAGTGTGGTGCAGGCGGTGGTCGATCCTAACGAGCCGCCGATGCCCGGCAAGGTGACAACCGATCAGGCGCTGCACTTCGCGAAGGCGCTGCTGCGCGGGCAGAAGGATGCCAGCAAAATCATCAAGACGCTTGCGGAAGATCAGATCCGCGAGGTGGTCTAG
- a CDS encoding phospholipase D-like domain-containing protein, translated as MLMLLAISLPTPWVVLGGIAFVLMALYLLGGILGPLPDYRITGAEELPANDSEEFLNLLESLVDAKVNRTGKLEVLTNGDHFYPAVLQSIRKAGRSVNIEAYIFHRGEIGRQYVEALAERARAGVKVNLTIDAFGSTGSRGAFLRPLLEAGGRVARYNGVKWYRLLGLDNRTHRELVVVDGKVGFIGGAGVADQWYKQTKKDPRWRDTLVRVEGEAVANLQATFAENWLDSRGEVLVGEDYFPRIECPEQTTALVINSTRTAGGSTRARVLFQLLLASARESISITTPYFLPDKSLMRELCSAVERGVHVRVLVPGRKSDHLLTRSTSRGGYGKLLEAGAEVYEYRPSMIHAKVLCVDGRWAVVGSTNFDNRSFGINDEVNLAVRDEAFTKRLLADTEADLRQAQRVSLQDWRHRPVTERATELIGWVFERQQ; from the coding sequence ATGCTGATGCTGCTGGCAATTTCGCTGCCGACTCCTTGGGTGGTGCTGGGCGGCATTGCATTCGTACTGATGGCTTTGTATCTGCTGGGCGGCATTCTCGGTCCGCTGCCCGACTATCGGATCACAGGGGCCGAAGAACTGCCCGCCAATGACTCCGAGGAGTTTCTTAATCTTCTGGAATCGCTGGTCGATGCAAAGGTGAACCGTACGGGCAAGCTCGAGGTGCTGACGAACGGCGACCACTTTTACCCCGCCGTACTCCAGTCGATTCGTAAAGCGGGTCGCAGCGTGAACATTGAGGCCTACATCTTCCACAGAGGGGAGATCGGTCGCCAATATGTCGAGGCGCTTGCGGAACGCGCCCGCGCCGGGGTGAAGGTCAACCTCACCATCGACGCGTTTGGCAGCACCGGAAGCCGGGGAGCGTTTTTGCGGCCGCTGCTCGAGGCCGGCGGCCGAGTGGCCCGCTATAACGGCGTCAAGTGGTACAGGTTGCTCGGTCTCGACAACCGGACCCATCGCGAACTCGTTGTGGTGGATGGGAAGGTCGGCTTCATCGGTGGCGCCGGCGTGGCAGACCAGTGGTACAAGCAGACCAAGAAGGATCCGCGGTGGCGCGACACCCTGGTTCGCGTAGAAGGCGAGGCGGTCGCGAACCTGCAGGCCACATTCGCGGAAAACTGGCTTGACTCCAGGGGCGAGGTTCTGGTGGGTGAGGATTACTTCCCGCGGATCGAATGTCCAGAGCAAACCACAGCGCTGGTGATTAATAGCACTCGCACAGCAGGCGGATCGACCCGTGCGCGCGTACTGTTCCAGCTTCTGCTGGCGTCGGCGCGCGAGAGCATCTCGATCACCACGCCTTATTTCCTGCCGGACAAGAGCCTGATGCGCGAGCTTTGCAGTGCCGTGGAGCGGGGCGTCCATGTCCGTGTGCTCGTTCCGGGTCGCAAGAGCGATCACCTGCTTACTCGCTCGACCAGCCGCGGCGGATACGGGAAGCTGCTCGAAGCCGGCGCGGAAGTTTATGAGTACCGGCCATCGATGATTCATGCTAAAGTGCTGTGCGTCGACGGACGCTGGGCGGTGGTGGGATCAACCAACTTCGACAATCGCTCGTTCGGTATCAACGACGAGGTGAACCTTGCGGTCCGCGACGAGGCGTTTACCAAGCGTCTGCTGGCCGACACAGAGGCGGACCTTCGGCAGGCACAGCGTGTCTCATTGCAGGACTGGCGGCACAGGCCAGTTACCGAAAGGGCCACGGAACTGATAGGCTGGGTTTTCGAGCGGCAGCAATGA
- a CDS encoding VOC family protein, with protein sequence MGHPVQHHTINYIEFSATDVAKAKEFYGGVFGWKFTDYGPEYVSFDKDSAGIDGGFRQANEGDREGGAPLIVLYSSDLKETETAIVAAGGSITVPTFEFPGGRRFHFSDGLGNVLAVWSE encoded by the coding sequence ATGGGGCATCCTGTGCAGCATCACACCATCAATTACATTGAGTTTTCCGCGACCGATGTGGCGAAAGCCAAGGAGTTTTACGGCGGCGTCTTCGGCTGGAAGTTCACCGATTATGGGCCGGAATACGTTAGCTTCGACAAGGACAGCGCCGGCATCGACGGCGGCTTCCGGCAGGCGAACGAAGGCGATCGGGAAGGCGGCGCGCCCCTGATCGTTCTCTATTCGAGCGATCTCAAAGAAACAGAAACAGCGATTGTCGCGGCCGGCGGCTCCATCACAGTGCCCACGTTCGAATTCCCCGGAGGACGACGCTTCCACTTCTCCGATGGCCTGGGAAATGTGCTGGCGGTGTGGTCGGAGTAA
- a CDS encoding endonuclease/exonuclease/phosphatase family protein — MITTSPNFRIATYNLHKCRGFDLRIVPERILTVLKELDADILCLQEVVNAPTGPSQWNQAHAIAETFPDFHVAFGANRPFHDGTYGNMTLSRFPIVSWRNHDLSRERREPRGVLQTEIEVARGAVMHVFNVHLGTGHMERRYQARKLLNPEVLEQSDLKGPRLVLGDFNEWTRGLTTRLLQSSFKTFRPRHAGKFPRTFPGMLPLVSLDHCYYDEPLQLQGSRLWRSRMALWASDHLPLIADFKLSNVAVMPKSGREHSAA; from the coding sequence ATGATTACGACATCCCCTAACTTCCGCATCGCGACATACAACCTCCACAAGTGCCGTGGGTTCGATCTACGCATCGTACCCGAGCGCATTCTCACCGTGCTGAAGGAACTGGATGCAGACATCCTGTGCCTGCAGGAAGTGGTGAACGCGCCCACCGGCCCATCGCAGTGGAACCAGGCCCACGCCATCGCCGAGACATTTCCGGATTTCCATGTGGCGTTCGGCGCCAACCGGCCATTTCACGACGGCACCTATGGCAATATGACGCTCAGCCGGTTTCCGATCGTCTCGTGGAGGAACCACGACCTTTCGCGCGAGCGCCGCGAACCTCGTGGCGTTTTGCAAACTGAGATAGAAGTGGCGCGCGGCGCCGTGATGCACGTGTTTAACGTGCACCTGGGCACCGGGCACATGGAACGCCGCTACCAGGCGCGCAAGCTACTCAATCCTGAAGTGCTGGAGCAATCGGACTTGAAGGGCCCGCGGCTGGTGCTGGGCGACTTCAACGAGTGGACGCGCGGGTTGACCACACGCCTGCTGCAATCGAGCTTCAAGACCTTCCGTCCGCGTCATGCGGGGAAGTTCCCTCGCACGTTCCCGGGCATGCTGCCGCTGGTAAGCCTGGACCACTGCTACTACGATGAGCCGCTGCAACTGCAGGGGTCGCGGCTGTGGCGGTCGCGCATGGCGTTGTGGGCATCGGATCACCTGCCGCTGATAGCCGATTTCAAGTTGTCGAATGTGGCGGTAATGCCGAAGAGCGGCCGCGAACACTCAGCGGCCTAA
- a CDS encoding 4Fe-4S dicluster domain-containing protein yields MNLSRRQILVLLPTAAIAWKFVKAGTPEEAPNYKMSDHWWGMLIDIPKCIGCGNCVRACQAENDVPDGFFRTWVERYHVTDTDMTNPEVISPDGGKEGFPAATDDAGKYFFVPKLCNHCADSPCTQVCPVGATFVSPDGVVLVDPKYCLGCAYCVQACPYGCRYIHPEKKTADKCTLCYHRITKGLTTACCESCPTGARQLVDLKNPNDPIHAFLKTHSVHVLKPQMATGAKVYYNELDGSVR; encoded by the coding sequence GTGAATCTGTCCCGCCGACAAATACTCGTTCTGCTTCCCACTGCCGCCATCGCTTGGAAGTTCGTGAAGGCCGGCACGCCTGAAGAGGCGCCCAACTACAAGATGTCCGACCACTGGTGGGGCATGCTCATCGATATCCCGAAGTGCATTGGGTGCGGCAACTGCGTGCGCGCCTGCCAGGCGGAGAACGATGTGCCCGATGGCTTCTTCCGTACCTGGGTGGAGCGCTACCACGTCACCGATACGGACATGACGAACCCCGAGGTGATTTCGCCGGACGGCGGCAAGGAAGGCTTCCCTGCTGCGACCGACGATGCGGGCAAATACTTCTTTGTACCGAAGCTTTGTAACCACTGCGCTGACTCGCCATGCACGCAGGTGTGCCCGGTGGGCGCAACGTTCGTGAGCCCGGATGGCGTGGTGCTGGTCGATCCCAAGTACTGCCTGGGATGCGCGTATTGCGTGCAGGCTTGCCCGTATGGATGCCGGTATATCCATCCGGAGAAGAAGACGGCAGACAAGTGCACGCTCTGCTATCACCGCATCACGAAGGGGCTGACCACCGCGTGCTGCGAGAGCTGCCCGACGGGCGCACGCCAGCTGGTTGACCTGAAGAACCCGAACGATCCCATCCACGCATTCCTGAAGACGCACAGCGTTCACGTGCTCAAGCCGCAGATGGCGACAGGCGCGAAGGTCTACTACAACGAGCTGGACGGATCGGTGAGATAA
- a CDS encoding transaldolase — MPQNLLEQLRSYTTVVSDTGDFEAIKEFKPTDATTNPSLIAAAAQMPQYQELVDSVLKQARDEKGESASDTDVAKLAFERLAVAFGKRILEIVPGRVSTEVDARLSYDTQKTIDQARAIIKQYDEAGIGREHVLIKIASTWKGIKAAEQLEKEGIHCNLTLLFGMHQAIACAEAGVTLISPFVGRILDWYKKDTGKDYQGADDPGVQSVTRIYNYYKHFGYKTQVMGASFRNIGEITELAGSDLLTISPQLLAELEKTQGDLPRKLDPEKAKSMQIERIPMDEATFERMHAEDRMAHDKLTEGIEGFSKALVSLEGLLSKRLAELESRTPASV, encoded by the coding sequence ATGCCGCAGAATCTGCTCGAGCAATTGCGCAGCTATACCACCGTTGTTTCCGACACCGGCGACTTCGAGGCGATCAAGGAATTCAAGCCTACCGACGCCACAACCAATCCTTCGCTGATCGCCGCCGCCGCGCAAATGCCGCAGTATCAGGAGCTGGTAGACAGCGTATTGAAGCAGGCTCGCGACGAAAAAGGCGAGAGCGCCAGCGACACTGACGTGGCCAAGCTGGCCTTTGAGCGGCTGGCAGTCGCATTCGGCAAGCGGATCCTGGAGATTGTTCCGGGCCGCGTCTCGACGGAAGTCGACGCGCGCCTGTCCTACGACACCCAGAAGACCATCGACCAGGCCCGCGCCATCATCAAGCAGTACGATGAGGCAGGTATCGGCCGCGAGCATGTGCTGATCAAGATTGCTTCGACCTGGAAGGGCATCAAGGCCGCCGAACAGCTTGAAAAAGAAGGCATTCACTGCAACCTCACGCTGCTGTTCGGGATGCACCAGGCAATCGCCTGTGCCGAAGCGGGCGTCACGCTGATTTCGCCATTCGTGGGCCGCATTCTGGACTGGTACAAGAAGGACACAGGCAAGGACTACCAGGGCGCGGACGACCCTGGCGTGCAGTCGGTGACCCGCATCTACAACTACTACAAGCATTTCGGCTACAAAACGCAGGTGATGGGCGCTAGCTTCCGTAACATCGGCGAGATCACCGAATTGGCCGGATCGGACCTGCTGACCATCTCGCCGCAGCTCTTGGCAGAGCTTGAAAAGACGCAGGGCGACCTGCCCCGCAAGCTGGATCCCGAGAAGGCCAAATCGATGCAGATCGAGCGGATTCCCATGGACGAGGCGACCTTCGAGCGGATGCATGCCGAGGACCGCATGGCGCACGACAAGCTGACGGAGGGAATCGAGGGCTTCTCGAAGGCGCTGGTCAGCCTGGAAGGCCTGCTCTCGAAGCGGCTGGCCGAACTCGAATCGCGTACACCAGCAAGCGTTTAA
- a CDS encoding fumarylacetoacetate hydrolase family protein codes for MKYCRFLFEGQVHYGRIEDRGGEPWIVDLMDAPEEDFAFHLERALAAAKRKLAVDPAGLDFDPLPLSAAQLLAPVTPSKIICVGRNYRDHAKELGNEVPTEPLLFFKPTSSLLAPGGVVRMPAASQRVDFEGELAFVIGKRTSRFNADGDWRSTIRGYTLANDVTARDLQKKEGQWTRGKGWDTFCPVGPFVSDEIDPAAGVVLETRVNGEVRQHGSTADFIFSVPQLLEYITQAITLEPGDLVLTGTPAGVGPLVAGDRVDVSVAGLGVLSNTFQPE; via the coding sequence ATGAAATATTGTCGATTTCTATTCGAAGGACAGGTTCACTACGGACGCATCGAAGATCGCGGCGGCGAGCCGTGGATCGTTGACCTGATGGATGCGCCTGAGGAAGATTTCGCGTTCCATTTGGAGCGGGCACTAGCGGCCGCAAAGCGGAAGTTGGCTGTCGATCCGGCGGGGCTCGACTTCGATCCGCTGCCGCTCAGCGCGGCGCAACTGCTGGCTCCGGTTACGCCGTCAAAGATCATCTGCGTGGGGCGCAATTATCGCGACCACGCGAAGGAGCTAGGCAACGAGGTTCCCACGGAGCCGCTGTTGTTCTTCAAGCCGACGTCGTCCTTGCTGGCTCCGGGTGGCGTTGTGCGCATGCCGGCGGCCTCGCAGCGCGTGGACTTCGAGGGCGAGCTGGCATTCGTGATCGGCAAACGTACCAGCCGGTTCAACGCAGACGGCGACTGGCGTTCGACGATTCGCGGCTACACGCTGGCCAACGATGTGACGGCGCGCGACCTGCAGAAGAAGGAAGGCCAGTGGACGCGCGGCAAGGGCTGGGACACTTTCTGCCCGGTGGGTCCCTTCGTGAGCGACGAGATCGATCCAGCGGCGGGTGTCGTGCTCGAGACGCGGGTGAACGGCGAGGTGCGCCAGCATGGCTCGACGGCGGACTTCATCTTCTCAGTCCCGCAACTGCTCGAGTACATCACCCAGGCCATCACGCTGGAGCCGGGCGACCTGGTGCTGACGGGGACCCCAGCCGGCGTGGGGCCGCTCGTGGCGGGTGATCGCGTGGATGTTTCGGTGGCGGGGCTGGGCGTCCTTTCAAATACGTTTCAACCGGAATAG
- the nrfD gene encoding NrfD/PsrC family molybdoenzyme membrane anchor subunit: MHGVEGFMYPNEIELQWSVLIVLYPFITGLVAGAFILASLERIFRVEAVKPTYRLALLTALSFLIVAPLPLQLHLGHPERSPEMYFTPHSTSAMAMFGYVYLWYLMAVLVFEIWLDYRREIVLHAQSSKGLLKLVYKVMTLGSRNISPRSLHIDERVGWVVTLIGIPSAFMLHGYVGFIFGSIKANPWWSSPLMPVVFIFSAMVSGIACVMLLYMATTKLRGKQIDMRCVDTIAMYLFYTFIIDFSLEMLDLIHRIYEADESFRSLNFLVHTRLYFSHIVVQIMLGTLVPLILLGITQVTHLHEVARKRMYVTAGVLTLIGIFAMRWNVVIGGQLFSKSFLGYTTYKMGMVTREGLLPAVAFAILPLGILWVLIKLLPPWPEEHLSLPTEQKPTVAVAGD, translated from the coding sequence ATGCACGGTGTTGAAGGCTTCATGTATCCGAACGAGATCGAGCTCCAGTGGAGCGTGCTCATCGTTCTCTATCCATTTATTACGGGGCTGGTGGCGGGCGCATTCATTCTCGCCTCGCTGGAGCGGATCTTCCGCGTGGAGGCGGTGAAGCCGACATATCGCCTGGCGCTGCTGACCGCGTTGTCGTTTCTGATCGTCGCGCCGCTGCCGCTGCAACTGCACCTTGGGCATCCTGAGCGCTCGCCGGAGATGTACTTCACCCCGCACAGCACCTCGGCGATGGCCATGTTCGGCTATGTGTATCTGTGGTACCTGATGGCCGTGCTGGTGTTCGAGATCTGGCTCGATTACCGCCGCGAGATCGTGCTTCATGCGCAATCGTCAAAGGGCCTGCTGAAGCTCGTCTATAAGGTGATGACGCTAGGCTCCCGCAACATCAGCCCGCGCTCGCTGCATATCGATGAGCGCGTGGGCTGGGTAGTGACTCTGATCGGTATTCCTTCGGCGTTCATGCTGCACGGCTATGTGGGATTCATTTTTGGATCGATCAAGGCGAATCCGTGGTGGTCGTCGCCACTGATGCCGGTGGTGTTCATCTTCTCGGCGATGGTGTCGGGCATTGCGTGCGTGATGCTGCTCTACATGGCGACAACGAAGCTGCGCGGCAAGCAGATTGACATGCGCTGCGTCGACACGATCGCGATGTATCTCTTCTACACCTTTATCATCGACTTCAGCCTGGAGATGCTCGATCTGATTCATCGCATTTATGAGGCCGACGAATCGTTCCGCAGTCTCAACTTCCTGGTGCACACCCGGCTGTATTTCTCGCATATTGTTGTCCAGATCATGCTGGGCACGCTGGTGCCGTTGATCCTGCTGGGCATCACGCAGGTCACGCACCTGCATGAGGTCGCGCGCAAGCGCATGTACGTGACAGCCGGTGTGCTCACGCTGATCGGAATCTTCGCGATGCGCTGGAACGTGGTTATCGGCGGACAGCTCTTCTCGAAGAGCTTCCTGGGCTATACGACCTACAAGATGGGCATGGTCACGCGCGAAGGTCTGCTGCCTGCCGTGGCGTTTGCCATTCTGCCGCTGGGAATCCTGTGGGTGTTGATCAAGCTGCTGCCGCCGTGGCCAGAAGAGCATCTCTCTCTTCCGACCGAGCAGAAGCCAACCGTCGCGGTCGCCGGAGACTGA